The DNA sequence ATTGTTATTGTGTCTtcatatgtaaaaccacagaattcaaggACGGTGCACTTCCTTTTCCCCATGGCTACTTGTTGTACACTGCTACGGAAAGCAGTTTAATTCTTAAATGAGAAATAAACAGATAGCCTGCAGTCATCGAGGATACTTTCCCTACTGTCACTTTCACTCTGCCAGCACTACTATTTGGGAACTACTTTGTTATGttgaatttaatttatttattttatatcccacttttttcctccaaggagctcatggtagTGTATGCatccttctccccctcttccatTTCAACTTAGCTTATATCAGAAATTTACTCTTttgagttatagaatcatagaacaaaataaatttaaaaaaaaaattccttccagtagcaccttaagagaccaactactgtatttttcgctccatagggcgcacctcattttttagaggaggaaacaagaaaaaaaaatatttttctggttttcctcctctaaaagccctgttgttgttttttgtttttttttttgaggatcagctaaaagttttgcagcttttctgcaaagggaaaagccctggcttttttgaggatcagctaaaaattttgcagcttttttgcaaacgcaaaaggcctttttttgaggatcagctaaatgttttgcagcttttttgcaaagggaaaagcccagggttttttttgtttgtttttttgaggatcagctaaaggttttgcagcttttttgcaaagggggaaaagcaaagctccttttgcaaaaggggaaaagcaaagaggaaaagccccatttttatggggtttaactcacatttctgaaaaatcttaaggaaagggagcctttctacagtttgcagacagataatctaatcagccagtcacatgtcctggggaaacaaacaacctccctctgcagcacattcaacaaaggagggcgtggctgtaAGGgagcgggactcttatctctctcccgatctcttgctgatcagctgctgagcagggtcctttcaacacccccttttctctttgtaaaataaaaagcacaatctgcttttggcccctgggcaattcagctccagggaccaccattcgctccataagacgcacaggtattcccccttactttttaggagggaaaaagtgtgtcttatggagcgaaaaataggtaagtttgttcttggtatgagctttcgtgtgcatgcacacataccaagaacaaacttaagttggtctctaaggtgctactggatttattttattttttattttgttttgactatggcagaccaacacggctacctacctgtaactataatcaTAGAACGTAAAGGTGTTGAACACAGGAGCTGATCTGCATGTTAAATTTACACGCTGCTATTTTGACTTGAGGTTAAGAATGGCTTGCTCGGGGATTAGAGCAGCTCAGAAACGGGGTTAAGGTGAACTAATCCACAGTAAGCAACTGAGTTTAATTAAACCTGGCACAATGTGTGCAGGAAGGCGGCCTGGTGAAGGgatgacccccccctccccaagccatgCCACTCAGGCTGCGTATGCACAGacccatttgtagcacaaaaaaTTGTAGTTTTTCCTCAATCCAGaatccagggccagcccaatacattacAGTGCTCAAGGTAAAAGACAAAATGGTGTCCACACTGCCCCCCCCTCATTTGCTAGAGGCAGCATGCCCATGGTAACcagttgtagaagaagaagagtttggatttgatatcccgcttttcactacccagaggagtctcaaagcggctcacattctcctttcccttcctcccccacaacaaacactctgtgaggtgagtggggctgagagacttcagagaagtgtgactagcccaaggtcacccagcagctgcatgtggaggagcggagacgcaaacccagttccccagataacgagtctaccgctcttcaccactacaccacactgattctGTAGGGAAtcttaagtggggggggggggagtttggggcttcccataggcatctagcaAGGCATCACTGCAAGGAGGATGCTGGATGAAGtaggcatttggtctgatccatcagggctctttttatattattgttcccactaaccatagttaagattaaccatggtttgcctgTGGTTAATAAAGACAGAACCCAAAGCTTCCAAATTCCTCTTCATGGTCATGCTGGAGGGGGGCTGAGGGAGGCCACAAGTGTAAGGCTGAAGCCAGCCCGCTCTTAAGGGACATTCCAGTTTTCTAAATTCCTAGTATACAAGGTTTGCACCTTCACATTTAGCCAAGCAAAGGTGGTGCTTGTGTACCTTTTCTTAATAACCCCAGTAATGTAAGACTCGGCCATTTTTACATGCCGACTTTCTATTTTCTTGCTGCGGTGTTTGGAAAAAGGTCAATAAGAAATATAAAGATTTTTAACCAATTTCTGCAAAGTTTACAGGTTCAGTAGGTGATCCTTCCAGGAGGTTTAAAACACCTTTGCTTTGTGTTTAACCCATGCCAGGAGATGCGTGAAAACATCCGCATTGCCTAAACTTTTATGACCAGGCCACGGATTGTTCTGCAAACCTTGCGGAGTGCAGCTGTTGCTGCCTCTCCATTTTTGAAGACGTAGAAGTGCTTTGGCTGCCACCAGTGCGGCGGTGAGTGAATATCTAATTCCCAGCCAAGGCTATACTTAGTTTTATGCCAGCCTTCTCACACACATTTTAGAGGCTCCAGCTGCTTCGGCTGAGAAAAGCAACTGAGCCTCAGCCTACAACCCTCATTGTGTGCCAAATAGAAATGTAAGTTCAGGACAGAACCACCACAAAGATGGCAGTGAAAGGGCTAGAACAAAACAACCTCAAGGGCACACCTTACTACTCATCCCACCACAAAGAAAATAGTTTAAAGATGCATGATGTGGTTGTATTAGGGAAGGTCTGGTCCTGTAAGCTATTCCgatgggaagtcacccagtacCCACAAAATTGTGAGCTGATGTGCAAACTGGAAAGCGCCGGCTTTGGCGATGGAAACTGGCCAAAATAGGCATAGCTGGACTCACTTCTCTCTCACTATTTTTATTTGCCATCTCAAAATTATTTGTAAATCAAAAACCGATTAACTTGTTGGCTTACTAAAGTTTGGTGGGAGGACTTCTTCATTCACGCTATGCCTAAGTGGCGTCCTGCCCTACCCAGTGTTGGGTATTAGGCCAGGCCTGTTAAAAGTCCAAAAAGTTCAAGGGCTGTTTAGTGgagtttggaggggaggggatccACTTGGTGGCGGCGGTGGCAAGAAGGTAAAAGCAAGTTGGTGTGGCTCGTTTGCTTTCATCCCTCTCTCATGGTGCAAGCTACAGCCCCTGCTTTCACAACTGCCTGCCACCAGCATTTTTTCTACTCTGCCAAATCAAGCCAGACTGTGTAAGTTCTTTTGTGGGGAGAGGTGGCTAGAGATGCTTTTCTCACATTTACCCAGTGggaagcatgggtgtagccaggggggtgcagctgcccccccataaAGTAAACAATAATTGTAACCAATTGACCAATTGCGTTGCAGATAACtctgttctgccccaccccccaacataaagcctgccccctccAATAAATCCTGGCCATGCCCATGGTTGGTTTTCTACCCTTGCATATTAAGTGAAGAATAGTAGGAACTGTGTTCAGACCAGGGTGCTGGTTGGGGCTATGAGGCTGCCTTCTTTGGAGAGGAAGATAACAAATAAACTATTAaatctatagaatcatagagttggaagggaccccgtgggttatctagtccaagGCCTTgtcccacagctgtccctgggtgggctcaaaccagcaaccttcgggttaacagccagacacaacTGGCCCattgttttaaatagttgctttAAACGATAAAGTTATGATATTATTCTTTTTGTCAACcacttttgttttgtctttttacaaTCAATTGGTATACATTTTATGACATAAATATTATTGTCCAATAAAATTTTGAAGGGCGAGTGGCCTGTTTCTGGAGCATCAAGAAGTAATTCAATGCCTTGGGGTCATTTGAGTTAAATTAGGGAAGTGTAAACACCTCCCCCTGCCCTTCCCAAAAAGAGGCCACTGTCAATTATGGCAGCATCTTCTGCACTACAGCCTAATAGATTTGAATCTAACCAGATATGAATCTAAGGATAATACATGACCAGTCTTTTGAATTCATAGCTGCTACTAATCTGTAACAAAACAATCAAAACACCAGCAAAGTTGATATTTACACTCATTCTGTTACTGTCCAATTTACAGCCGCCTTCTGAAAGTCTGATATTCATAAGACACCAACAGGATACACCTTCTACTGTTTCAAAAAGCTATCTGAATTAGTAAAACACACGTTTTCTGCATCATAACCTCCAGGGCATCTCCAGAACACTGATTGCCAAAAGATATCTGagataacaaataaataaatagtccagGCCCCCAACCAATAAGGATGGGGGCAGTGGGAGGGAAAGAGTCCAATTCTCCATCACAGCCCTGATCCAAACATTTCCCTCCCCTACAGCTGCTATTTAGCTGTGAATGGGAGAAACCTACAACCTTCCTGAATTCTGTACGGCAGCATATACAATGACAGCACCAAGTATTTTCCTTAACTGTAATTGGAAATAAAAGTTTTAGCTGTCTTTCACCTTCCAGAGTTATGACATATAAAACAGACTGCATAGGACGCAGCTgatagcattttatttaaaaattaagacACATAAGACCATTTATACAAAGTgtttcgtttaaaaaaaaaaggatcaagTTGTAAACCAGGAAGGTCTGAGAAGGAGCTTGCCATCCACAGCTAGCAAAAACCAGAGTATGGTTAATGCCCCAGAAGTGCAGAAGGCAGaacccccttttctcttcccaccccctttttgagTCAGCACAACGAGTATCGCCCTCCTTAGCAGCAATCCAAGCAAACGCTTGTTGTTTTTGGGTGGTTGGCGTACCCCAACagttcatttaaaaatcaaagtgtCCAATAGAAATAATGCAGGTTTCCTCCATCATAAAAAAGTGAAGACTTTCCTCTTTAGAATACATAAGACATTTGGGTAAGTCATTGGCAGCATCTCACAGTAAAGAATCAAGAACTATAAAGGCGTTTTAGCCAAGAGGTCTTCAGGTTGAGCAGCTTGTGAAAAAGTTACAGCTGCTTGGGTGTCAGAGACAATTTCTTACTGCTCTGAGGTGGGGTGAGGACACCCAGGGCTAGAGGAGAACTCCTCTTCTTCTcggccaatgcagcttgtttttctTGAACTTTGTCCTAGAAAAGAAGAACGCCAAGAGTGAATGATCGACTGCTCATTCATGTGTCCAGAATGCCTGTGTTGTTTTTAGGTTTCAAGAGCAAACTTATGACACATACTCAAGAGAGGAAAATATACAGAGAGCTGCATCTGGACACAGAGACGTAGTCTATGTGTTTGTGTACTtacaactttaaaataaatgagAAGGACCCCAATCCTTTGCTGTGTGACCATGTTTTAAAATGATGAGTGCcaaaacatatacatacatatcatatgtggtgggcaatCCAGCACAACTGAGAATTAGTTATGAAAAGTGACATCTGTACGTGAGCAGGCTTAAGAATTCAACATTACAATGAGGGAATATTACTCCCCGTTGCTACAGCTCAAACAATATTTTCCAGAAATCACTAACATTTGCTGCACCAGGAATGCGATTTACTGTAAGTTGCAAAACTGGCAAGAGTGCTTTGCAACCCATTCCCGTTAACCGGAAAGGCAAGTCACTAGGTTCTAAGTTATAGGCTAATGGGACAGGATTTCAAAGCTTCCTGCATCTGCACTGACTCTGAATAGTTTTTATATATTAAATAgtttttatatattaaattgttttaattgttgatgTTACTGCTTATCACTTTGAGAAGATTCAGATAGATTAAAAAATGGAATCAAATTTTAAATATGCTCTCCTGATTAAATCGCACAGATCAAGTCCGTTATCAAAGTCAGTCTCTCAGGTTTAAGTCCAACACTTTAGACCAGgagtgggggacctttggccctccagatattgctgaacaacagctcccatctgccctagcaagcatggccaatggccaggaatgttGGCAGCTGTAGTTCACCAAGAggggctaaaggttccccacacctgatgtagACAAACAGTGTCTACACTGTCTACTTTCCAGGCCTCACTTCATCACAGCCCAGCTGTATATGCTTGAGGGCCAGGGGTTGAGAAGGTACCCACCATGCCACACTGCTGTCCTCTTGCATTTAACACTTTTGAAGGAGTTTCTGAACATTTAGTGTtgcattcaactaacttttactcatgagttagacccagtgaaattaatggctgGGACTAACTTGGGTCTATTAATTTCACTGGGCTGACtctaaaagttagttgaatacaacctctctctctctctctctctcacacacacacacacacacacacacacactccaccttTTATTCTCATGCTCTACGAAAGCAAGGAGGCCTTCGGTCACAAAGATCTATCGATGAGAACACTTACCAGCAAGTTAAAGGAGTTAATGTGCATCTGTATATTGTGCAAATCTTCCGAAGGAACACCTCTGAAGTGCTTGAGTGGTGAGCTCCCCACCTCCTTGATGGCCACAGCAAAGGGAACCATCCACTTCACACAGTCCTGTATTTCACATAATTGATAACCTAGAAAATCAAGAAGACACCCGCTTTTGTAAGTCATGCCTCTGCTTGACTTAGAACCGCCGGATTTCTTTTCTTTCGGTAAAACGCAGCTTACCCGAAACCTTCTGCATCAGGTCACAAGAGGAGAAGTGATATAATGCAGAAGCAGCTAAAGCGCCATAGGAGTAGTCCAAACAGCCAACATCCAGCACGCAGAGATCCAAAAGCTGGAGAGAGGGGACAGAGAGCTTGAAAGGAAACGTTTCTAACGAAAGTGGCGGGTGAAACATTTACGGGCAGAATTCGTCCTTACCTCAGCTATCTGCACAAATATCTCCTGGGGGTATTGCGGTAGCAGCATCTCACAGATTTCATTTAGATAAGCGACCTGCATGTATATGTTTAGCCAGGACACAACCGTGAGGGGACTCAGATTCCAATTGAGTGCCTAGAAGAGAGCATGCACGTCAGGAGGTAAAGTGAGTTTCCTTAGCACCCACAGGGTATTTGCCTGCTCTTCTTTGCAAACACAACTGGATGTGGTTAAGGACTGACAACAGTTGTCGGCTTTTGTAACAGCTTTTGGCAACAAAAAGTGCTGCCTTTTCACCATGGCTGATTGCACTGAGTGGCTTGGGAAAGGTTTTGCTCAAGGTACCGAGGATGCgactttaaaaaaagcagaatGCAGTTTTCCCTACAATccattccaaacacacacacacacacacacacacacacagagagaatcacATTTACCTTCATAATGATGAGTTCCATACTAAGAATTTCTTCTTCAGTACAAGCTCCATCTGTAACATATGCAAACTGCTGCAATTTTGGAGGATAGATTTCCTGAAACATGGAAGACAGGACATCAATGCATTGTCAACTGTGGAAATAGCAAAGCCAGATGGTTCCAGACACCAACAGCTATCAATGCCTAATTTTCAGGGTAACAGCACTATGCTGATGTACAGGGGTACTTCCTGAGCTCAGATCAATTAAGCCCAGCAGCAAATGTAATAGCAACTTTATGGCTGCTGTTAAGAGCACAAGATCCTTCAAGGATCATAGCCTCTTCAATCAAAATGGCCAAGACGGCAGGTGACAGAGCCTTTTACTTTGAAATGTGTGTGAAAACACAGCCTTGCTctctttctacagtttgcagCCCCATATCTGTTCATTTCTATGATATTATCACCTGCAGTGGGGAAGCAAATACAAAGAAGGATTTTAGAGGAACCAGGATTTGTACACAAGAGTTGGTGTTCTTATCAAATTTACAAAGATGTCTTCTACAAAAAAGTGCTTAAGGCTTATCACACATCTGCCAGTATGTGAACATCACTGCTGTGTCTGATTCATCTTAAAACAGTGAGGCAAGTGAAAGGCAACTTCAGTTTGGTTTTATTGAACTTTCAatgatgaaaacacacacacacacacacacacacacacacacacacacacacattttagttATTAATGTTAAATAGTAGCTTGGGTGCTTTCAGGCAGAGAGGCAACCTACAAGTACCTTAAATGTAAATAAT is a window from the Lacerta agilis isolate rLacAgi1 chromosome 8, rLacAgi1.pri, whole genome shotgun sequence genome containing:
- the CCNE1 gene encoding G1/S-specific cyclin-E1, whose translation is MPKSSDHKDKNTPTEDEAPTDFTVRTRKRKADVATFLQDPDEEVAKTEMTKKKQNESQPFSNYDVCTHPHMLIPTPEKDDELGSPNFSPFIHQSLASSRDSPLPVLGWANRDEVWKSMIRKEQAYVRDKLYLQRHPLLQPKMRVILLDWLMEVCEVYKLHRETFYLAQDFFDRFMATQQNIVKTLLQLIGISSLFIAAKLEEIYPPKLQQFAYVTDGACTEEEILSMELIIMKALNWNLSPLTVVSWLNIYMQVAYLNEICEMLLPQYPQEIFVQIAELLDLCVLDVGCLDYSYGALAASALYHFSSCDLMQKVSGYQLCEIQDCVKWMVPFAVAIKEVGSSPLKHFRGVPSEDLHNIQMHINSFNLLDKVQEKQAALAEKKRSSPLALGVLTPPQSSKKLSLTPKQL